In Streptomyces sp. DG2A-72, one genomic interval encodes:
- a CDS encoding ABC transporter permease, which produces MLVHSRKAKWTVWAVFFLLFLPLFALPLLVVLGASFATHWSSALPSDFTLANYRAATRGEARQALTTSLLTALAASLLALAAGTWAALAAAALKQRYRRIVDALFVLPVAVPSVVVGLAILVAFSQPPFLLNGTRQIVILAHTVLVTAFAYQSVSAALTRLDPAYEQAAASLGARPAYVLWRVKLPLLLPSLTAAAGLCFALSMGELSATMMLYPPDWTPLPVLIYAATDRGALFVGSAVAVVLMATTLLVLLAVSRVRTRASYR; this is translated from the coding sequence GTGCTGGTGCATAGCCGCAAGGCGAAGTGGACCGTATGGGCGGTCTTCTTCCTTCTCTTCCTCCCCCTGTTCGCCCTGCCGCTGCTGGTCGTCCTCGGCGCGTCCTTCGCCACCCACTGGTCGAGCGCGCTGCCGTCGGACTTCACCCTCGCCAACTACCGTGCCGCCACCCGCGGCGAGGCCCGCCAGGCGCTCACCACCAGCCTGCTCACCGCACTTGCCGCGAGCCTGCTGGCACTCGCCGCCGGCACCTGGGCGGCACTCGCGGCGGCGGCGCTGAAGCAGCGGTACCGCAGGATCGTGGACGCCCTGTTCGTGCTGCCGGTCGCCGTGCCCTCGGTGGTCGTCGGCCTCGCGATCCTGGTGGCCTTCTCCCAGCCGCCGTTCCTGCTCAACGGCACCCGCCAGATCGTGATCCTCGCCCACACCGTCCTGGTCACCGCGTTCGCCTACCAGTCGGTGTCCGCCGCCCTCACCCGACTCGACCCGGCGTACGAGCAGGCCGCCGCCTCGCTCGGCGCCCGGCCCGCCTACGTCCTGTGGCGGGTCAAGCTGCCCCTGCTGCTGCCCTCGCTCACCGCCGCCGCCGGCCTCTGTTTCGCCCTGTCCATGGGCGAGTTGAGCGCCACGATGATGCTCTACCCGCCCGACTGGACCCCGCTTCCGGTCCTGATCTACGCGGCCACCGACCGCGGCGCCCTGTTCGTCGGCTCCGCCGTCGCGGTGGTCCTGATGGCGACGACGCTGCTCGTCCTGCTCGCCGTGTCCCGCGTCCGCACCAGAGCCTCGTACCGATAG
- a CDS encoding 2-aminoethylphosphonate ABC transporter permease subunit, whose amino-acid sequence MASNPALQAVPTLPHSQLRSSGGTPIALRNDCPRRWRHLWALPPIALLALVFLYPLVLALIIAFVPFPGARAVSKLIDVFLSFPSFLITLALLFIYGSVGMANGVWTDVTGAAEGPFQFLTTPWGVLLAEITYFTPFVVRPLLAAFSQLDTAQLESASSLGARAPRIIRRITLPEALPALAAGGSLVLVLCLNEFGIVLFTGAKGVTTLPMLVYSKAILESDYPGACVVAVVNVLISVGLYGLYRVVSRRAGA is encoded by the coding sequence ATGGCGAGTAACCCGGCGCTGCAGGCCGTGCCCACCCTCCCCCACTCTCAACTTCGTTCGAGCGGGGGGACCCCCATCGCCCTGCGGAACGACTGCCCACGGCGGTGGCGACACCTCTGGGCCCTGCCCCCCATCGCCCTCCTGGCTCTCGTCTTTCTCTACCCCCTCGTACTCGCGCTGATCATCGCGTTCGTGCCGTTCCCAGGGGCAAGGGCCGTATCGAAGCTCATCGACGTCTTCCTCTCCTTCCCCTCCTTCCTGATCACGCTCGCCCTGCTGTTCATCTACGGCTCGGTAGGCATGGCCAACGGAGTGTGGACGGACGTCACGGGCGCGGCAGAGGGCCCCTTCCAGTTCCTCACCACACCGTGGGGCGTACTCCTCGCGGAGATCACCTACTTCACGCCCTTCGTCGTACGACCCCTGCTCGCGGCCTTCTCCCAGCTGGACACCGCCCAACTGGAGTCGGCCAGTTCGCTGGGCGCCCGCGCGCCGCGGATCATCCGGCGGATCACCCTGCCGGAGGCGCTGCCCGCACTCGCCGCCGGCGGCAGCCTCGTCCTCGTCCTGTGTCTCAACGAGTTCGGCATCGTCCTGTTCACCGGGGCGAAGGGCGTCACGACCCTGCCGATGCTCGTCTACAGCAAGGCGATCCTGGAGTCCGACTACCCGGGCGCCTGCGTGGTCGCCGTGGTCAACGTCCTGATCTCCGTGGGGCTCTACGGCCTCTACCGGGTGGTGAGCCGACGTGCTGGTGCATAG
- a CDS encoding ABC transporter ATP-binding protein, with translation MSGGIRFDSVTIAYDGNVVLDSLDLAVEPGEVMALLGPSGSGKTTALRAVAGFVRPVAGRVYLGEREVTDLPPHRRGIGMVVQQYALFPHMRVEDNVAFGLRARKVAKSEIRGRVAEALEMTGMAAYARRYPRELSGGQQQRVAIARALAIRPGVLLLDEPLSALDAQLRSGMLAELARLHRELPDVSILYVTHDQVEALTLADRIAVMDKARLQSCGTPQQLYRAPANEFTASFVGNANLLPVTVSSGGVTFGEAELKVDTAGAAHGARATLCVRPHLVGLGDGPNRLTGTVGEIQWRGATHRLHVDVDGQQIMADLRELKAPPGHGETVTLHFAAEDAVLLPAGVNSDGE, from the coding sequence ATGAGCGGCGGCATCCGCTTCGACTCCGTCACGATCGCCTACGACGGCAATGTCGTCCTTGACTCGCTCGACCTCGCCGTCGAGCCGGGTGAGGTGATGGCACTGCTCGGGCCGTCCGGGTCCGGCAAGACCACCGCGCTGCGAGCCGTCGCCGGGTTCGTACGGCCCGTGGCCGGGCGGGTGTACCTGGGCGAGCGCGAGGTGACCGACCTGCCGCCGCACCGGCGGGGGATCGGGATGGTCGTCCAGCAGTACGCGCTGTTCCCGCACATGCGGGTCGAGGACAACGTCGCCTTCGGGCTCAGGGCGCGCAAGGTCGCGAAGTCCGAGATACGGGGGCGGGTGGCCGAGGCGCTGGAGATGACCGGCATGGCGGCCTACGCCCGCCGCTACCCGCGTGAGCTGTCCGGCGGCCAGCAGCAACGCGTCGCCATCGCCCGCGCGTTGGCGATCCGGCCCGGCGTGCTCCTGCTCGACGAGCCGCTCTCCGCCCTCGACGCCCAGCTGCGCTCCGGAATGCTCGCCGAACTCGCCCGGCTGCACCGCGAGTTGCCCGACGTCTCCATCCTGTACGTCACCCACGACCAGGTCGAGGCACTCACCCTCGCCGACCGGATCGCCGTGATGGACAAGGCCCGGCTCCAGTCCTGCGGCACCCCGCAGCAGCTGTACCGCGCCCCCGCGAACGAGTTCACCGCGTCCTTCGTCGGCAACGCCAACCTCCTGCCGGTGACGGTGAGTTCAGGCGGCGTCACCTTCGGGGAAGCGGAACTGAAGGTCGACACGGCGGGCGCGGCACACGGCGCCCGGGCGACCCTGTGCGTACGACCTCACCTCGTCGGCCTGGGCGACGGCCCCAACCGGCTGACCGGCACGGTGGGCGAGATCCAGTGGCGCGGCGCCACCCATCGCCTGCACGTCGACGTCGACGGCCAACAGATCATGGCGGACCTGCGCGAACTCAAGGCTCCGCCGGGGCACGGGGAGACGGTCACGCTGCATTTCGCTGCGGAGGACGCCGTACTGCTGCCCGCAGGGGTGAACTCCGATGGCGAGTAA
- a CDS encoding phosphonatase-like hydrolase, translated as MVSNLKDIRLVVLDMAGTTVADGGLVEQAFAAAARRLGADPGSMLDYVRATMGESKISVFRHLFGEETKAQEANKAFEEAYAELVDGGRVAALPGARETIEQLTSQGRTVVLTTGFARTTQDAILAALGWQGLVPLTLCPADAGGRGRPYPDMVLTAFLRTAAADDVRQIAVVGDTSYDMLSGVRAGAGLVAGVLTGAHDTDALRAAGATHVLGSVSELPGVLT; from the coding sequence ATGGTGAGCAACCTCAAGGACATACGGCTTGTCGTGCTCGACATGGCCGGGACGACCGTCGCCGACGGCGGTCTCGTCGAGCAGGCCTTCGCGGCGGCGGCACGGCGCCTCGGCGCGGATCCCGGCTCGATGCTGGACTACGTCCGCGCCACCATGGGCGAGTCCAAGATCTCCGTCTTCCGGCATCTGTTCGGGGAGGAGACAAAGGCCCAGGAGGCCAACAAGGCCTTCGAGGAGGCGTACGCGGAACTCGTCGACGGCGGCCGGGTCGCGGCCCTGCCCGGTGCACGCGAGACCATCGAGCAGCTCACCTCCCAGGGTCGTACGGTCGTGCTGACCACCGGGTTCGCCCGCACCACGCAGGACGCGATCCTGGCCGCGCTCGGCTGGCAGGGCCTGGTGCCGCTGACGCTGTGCCCCGCCGACGCCGGAGGCCGGGGACGGCCGTACCCCGACATGGTCCTCACCGCCTTCCTCCGTACGGCCGCGGCGGACGACGTCCGGCAGATCGCGGTCGTCGGCGACACCTCGTACGACATGCTCAGCGGGGTCCGCGCGGGAGCGGGCCTCGTCGCCGGCGTGCTGACCGGCGCACACGACACGGACGCGCTGCGGGCGGCCGGGGCGACCCATGTCCTCGGCTCCGTCTCGGAGTTGCCGGGAGTGCTGACATGA
- a CDS encoding TIGR03364 family FAD-dependent oxidoreductase, with protein MRVIVVGAGVVGTMHAWQAVERGHEVVQIEREAEARGASLRNFGQIWVSGRAGGEELETALRARELWEEIGARVPGLGFRANGSLTPVRGDLELAVAEAAVAREDAPARGYKLLTPDEARALNPALRGRFSAALYCERDAAVEPRTAQLALRAELLKSPHYTFKPGREIREVIGGNAVRDDHGDVHCGDVVLLCTGAWLGGLVREVAGPELPVRRVRLQMMQTDPLGEPLTTSVADADSFRYYPAYRSPALDELNARQPQPETAADHRMQLLMVQRADGGLTIGDTHEYEHPFAFDTLEDPYDHLTEVVESFLGRPLPKIRRRWAGVYAQCTDPGRVVHRQQVRDGVWLVTGPGGRGMTCSPAIAETTAKELGW; from the coding sequence GTGAGAGTGATAGTCGTCGGAGCCGGCGTGGTGGGCACCATGCACGCCTGGCAGGCAGTGGAACGCGGCCATGAGGTCGTACAGATCGAGCGCGAGGCGGAGGCTCGCGGTGCCTCGTTGCGTAATTTCGGCCAGATCTGGGTGAGCGGCCGTGCGGGTGGCGAGGAGCTGGAGACCGCGCTGCGGGCGCGGGAGCTGTGGGAGGAGATCGGCGCGCGCGTGCCGGGGCTCGGCTTCCGGGCGAACGGCTCCCTGACCCCCGTCCGCGGCGACCTCGAACTCGCCGTCGCCGAGGCCGCCGTAGCGCGCGAGGACGCTCCCGCCCGCGGCTACAAGCTGCTGACCCCCGACGAGGCGCGCGCCCTGAACCCCGCCCTGCGTGGGCGGTTCAGCGCCGCCCTGTACTGCGAGCGGGACGCGGCCGTCGAACCGCGCACCGCCCAACTCGCCCTGCGCGCCGAGCTGTTGAAGTCACCCCACTACACCTTCAAGCCCGGCCGCGAGATACGCGAGGTCATCGGCGGCAACGCCGTCCGGGACGATCACGGCGACGTGCACTGCGGCGATGTCGTCCTCCTCTGCACCGGCGCCTGGCTCGGCGGCCTGGTCCGTGAGGTGGCCGGGCCCGAGCTGCCCGTGCGCCGCGTCCGCCTGCAGATGATGCAGACCGACCCGCTCGGCGAGCCGCTCACCACCTCGGTCGCCGACGCGGACAGCTTCCGCTACTACCCGGCGTACCGAAGCCCGGCGCTCGACGAACTCAACGCCCGGCAACCGCAGCCGGAGACGGCCGCGGACCACCGTATGCAACTGCTCATGGTCCAGCGCGCCGACGGCGGGCTGACCATCGGCGACACCCACGAGTACGAGCACCCCTTCGCCTTCGACACCCTCGAAGACCCCTACGACCACCTCACCGAGGTCGTCGAGTCCTTCCTCGGCCGCCCGCTGCCGAAGATCCGGCGCCGCTGGGCCGGGGTGTACGCGCAGTGCACCGACCCGGGGCGGGTGGTGCACCGGCAGCAGGTGCGCGACGGGGTGTGGCTGGTCACCGGGCCCGGCGGGCGCGGTATGACCTGCTCGCCCGCGATCGCCGAGACGACCGCCAAGGAGCTGGGATGGTGA
- a CDS encoding GntR family transcriptional regulator, with amino-acid sequence MDYPNDQHPAAPVRSGIPEHGRIPKYYAVKAQISVLVDELGEGGLLPTERDLSERYEVARETVRQAIRELVLEGRLRRQGRGTVVAGPKLEQPLSLASYTEGVRRQGRTPGRNLVTLDRFPCPDALAAETGLTRGEPVWHLERVLLADDERVGLESTYVAVDRVPRLDSDFEPDSSFYAYLHQQGIAFGGADERIETVLATPREALLIGTPPALPMLLIHRVSRDTDGQPLERVRTLFRGDRFSFTTHLRG; translated from the coding sequence GTGGATTATCCGAACGACCAGCACCCTGCCGCCCCCGTCCGCTCCGGCATCCCCGAGCACGGCCGCATCCCGAAGTACTACGCGGTGAAGGCGCAGATCTCCGTACTCGTCGACGAACTCGGAGAGGGCGGGCTGCTCCCCACCGAGCGGGATCTCTCCGAGCGGTACGAGGTCGCCCGGGAGACCGTGCGGCAGGCGATCCGTGAGCTGGTGCTGGAAGGGCGGCTGCGGCGGCAGGGGCGCGGCACGGTGGTCGCGGGCCCGAAGCTGGAGCAGCCGCTGTCCCTTGCCAGTTACACCGAAGGCGTACGACGTCAGGGGCGCACCCCCGGCCGGAACCTCGTCACCCTCGACCGCTTCCCCTGTCCCGACGCGCTCGCCGCCGAGACCGGCCTCACCCGCGGCGAACCCGTCTGGCATCTGGAGCGCGTGCTGCTCGCCGACGACGAGCGGGTCGGCCTGGAGAGCACCTACGTCGCCGTCGACAGGGTCCCCCGGCTCGACAGCGACTTCGAGCCCGACTCCTCCTTCTACGCCTACCTCCACCAGCAGGGCATCGCCTTCGGAGGCGCCGACGAACGCATCGAGACCGTGCTCGCCACCCCGCGCGAGGCCCTTCTCATCGGCACTCCGCCCGCCCTTCCCATGCTGCTGATCCACCGTGTCTCACGGGACACCGACGGGCAGCCGCTGGAGCGGGTGCGGACGCTGTTCCGGGGGGACCGGTTCTCGTTCACGACTCATCTGCGCGGCTGA
- a CDS encoding ROK family transcriptional regulator, producing MGGVNGTTGGMRGVAGRVPGGANLLALRSHNTALVLDLLRAADADGISRLELAERTGLTPQAVSKITARLRDAGLVAEAGRRASTGGKPRTVLRLVPEAGHAVGVHLDRDELRAVLVDLKGSVVGERCTPLDLGAGAEAVLGEVEGAVAAVLGADAVPGLTGVGVALPGPLDHARGVLHRVTGFPEWDGYPLRAALEGRLGVPVVVDKDTNAAALGLAVGRGGGGGSFAYLHLGTGLGAGLVIGGNVHRGARTGAGEFGHQVIQLDGPPCTCGNRGCIEALCLGAVARGEIDEAARVLGAGAANLVGLLDIDVVLLGGRTVAAAPEVFVRGVGAVLEGAGEGEGVVPVRVAPGGVRGVAEGAAQLLLAPVFGRGDG from the coding sequence ATGGGTGGGGTGAACGGAACGACGGGTGGCATGCGGGGGGTGGCGGGGCGCGTGCCCGGTGGTGCGAATCTGCTCGCTCTGCGCAGCCACAACACCGCGCTCGTGCTCGATCTGCTGCGTGCGGCCGACGCCGACGGGATCAGCCGGCTCGAACTCGCCGAGCGCACCGGGCTCACCCCGCAGGCCGTCAGCAAGATCACGGCTCGGCTGCGGGATGCGGGGCTCGTGGCCGAGGCGGGGCGGCGCGCGTCCACGGGCGGCAAGCCGCGCACCGTGCTTCGGCTTGTGCCGGAGGCGGGGCATGCGGTGGGGGTGCATCTCGACCGGGATGAGCTGCGGGCGGTCCTCGTCGACCTCAAGGGGAGCGTGGTGGGGGAGCGGTGTACGCCGCTGGACCTGGGGGCGGGGGCCGAGGCCGTGTTGGGGGAGGTGGAGGGGGCGGTTGCCGCTGTGCTGGGGGCGGATGCGGTGCCCGGGCTCACCGGTGTCGGGGTTGCGCTGCCCGGGCCGCTCGATCATGCGCGAGGAGTGCTGCATCGCGTCACCGGGTTTCCGGAGTGGGACGGGTATCCGCTGCGGGCTGCGCTGGAGGGGCGGCTGGGGGTGCCGGTCGTCGTCGACAAGGACACCAACGCCGCCGCGCTCGGGCTCGCCGTCGGCCGTGGCGGCGGGGGCGGGTCCTTCGCGTATCTCCATCTCGGTACGGGGCTCGGGGCCGGACTCGTGATCGGCGGGAACGTGCATCGGGGGGCGCGGACCGGGGCGGGCGAGTTCGGGCACCAGGTCATCCAGCTCGACGGACCGCCCTGCACCTGCGGCAACCGCGGCTGCATCGAGGCACTGTGCCTGGGCGCCGTGGCACGCGGCGAGATCGACGAGGCGGCGCGGGTGCTGGGGGCGGGGGCCGCGAATCTGGTGGGGCTGCTGGACATCGATGTGGTGCTGCTGGGGGGTCGGACGGTGGCTGCGGCGCCGGAGGTGTTCGTGCGGGGGGTGGGTGCGGTGCTGGAGGGGGCGGGGGAGGGAGAGGGGGTGGTGCCGGTGAGGGTTGCGCCGGGTGGGGTGCGTGGGGTTGCGGAGGGGGCGGCGCAGTTGTTGTTGGCGCCGGTGTTCGGGCGGGGGGACGGGTAG
- a CDS encoding Gfo/Idh/MocA family oxidoreductase, whose translation MSAPPLRVGLVGYGLAGSVFHAPLIAATEALTLDTVVTSNSERTEQARAEFPDVRVAATPDELFDRADELDLIVVASPNKTHVPLATTALKAGLPVVVDKPIAGTAAEARELAALADERGLLLSVFQNRRWDNDFLTLRKLLAEGELGDVWRFESRFERWRPQLKGGWRESGDPAEIGGLLYDLGSHVVDQALVLFGPATSVYAESDIRRPGAETDDDTFIAITHAGGVRSHLYVSATTAHLGPRFRVLGSQAGYVKHGLDPQEAALKDGQRPSTTAGWGTEPESLWGRVGSGESPLTGGGRAEPTLPGDYPAYYAAVAKALLDGGPNPVTALEAAAALDVLEAARRSARDQVTVTL comes from the coding sequence ATGAGTGCTCCCCCTCTCCGCGTCGGCCTGGTCGGCTACGGCCTCGCAGGCTCCGTCTTCCACGCCCCGCTGATCGCCGCCACCGAGGCCCTGACCCTCGACACGGTGGTCACCTCGAACTCCGAGCGCACGGAGCAGGCCCGCGCCGAGTTTCCGGACGTCCGCGTCGCCGCCACCCCGGACGAGCTGTTCGACCGGGCCGACGAGCTGGACCTGATCGTCGTCGCGTCCCCGAACAAGACGCACGTCCCGCTCGCCACCACGGCGCTCAAGGCGGGCCTTCCCGTGGTCGTCGACAAGCCGATCGCGGGCACGGCGGCCGAGGCGCGTGAGCTCGCGGCGTTGGCGGACGAGCGCGGACTGCTGCTCTCCGTCTTCCAGAACCGCCGCTGGGACAACGACTTCCTGACCCTGCGCAAGCTGCTGGCCGAGGGCGAGCTGGGCGACGTATGGCGCTTCGAGTCCCGTTTCGAGCGGTGGCGCCCGCAGCTCAAGGGCGGCTGGAGGGAGTCCGGCGACCCCGCAGAGATCGGAGGTCTCCTCTACGATCTCGGCAGCCACGTCGTCGACCAGGCGCTGGTCCTCTTCGGCCCCGCGACGTCCGTGTACGCCGAGTCGGACATCCGTCGCCCCGGCGCCGAGACGGACGACGACACGTTCATCGCCATCACCCACGCGGGCGGAGTCCGCTCGCATCTCTATGTCTCCGCGACGACCGCCCACCTCGGCCCCCGCTTCCGGGTGCTGGGCTCGCAGGCGGGCTATGTGAAGCACGGCCTGGACCCGCAGGAGGCGGCACTGAAGGACGGGCAGCGGCCCTCCACGACCGCCGGCTGGGGCACGGAACCCGAGTCCCTGTGGGGCCGCGTCGGCTCCGGCGAGTCCCCGCTGACCGGAGGAGGCCGCGCCGAGCCGACCCTCCCCGGCGACTACCCCGCCTACTATGCGGCCGTGGCGAAGGCCCTGCTGGACGGCGGTCCCAACCCGGTGACCGCGCTGGAGGCGGCCGCCGCCCTCGACGTACTGGAGGCGGCCCGCCGTTCCGCCCGCGACCAAGTGACGGTGACGCTGTGA
- a CDS encoding heme-degrading domain-containing protein has product MTHNPELTPKFHPELTPPLEELEAQERRLVFRQFTYDDAWALGSLLVEMARERQAPVAIDIHRAGQQLFHAALPGSTPDNDAWINRKRRVVERYGSASYLVGAHFRAKGTSFEDSSRLNPDEYAAHGGSFPITVEGAGVIGSVTVSGLPQLQDHKFVVEALEHYLEKQ; this is encoded by the coding sequence GTGACGCACAACCCCGAGCTGACCCCGAAGTTCCACCCCGAACTCACCCCGCCGCTGGAGGAGTTGGAGGCCCAGGAACGCCGCCTGGTCTTCCGCCAGTTCACCTACGACGACGCCTGGGCCCTGGGCTCCCTGCTGGTCGAGATGGCCCGCGAACGCCAGGCCCCGGTCGCCATCGACATCCACCGCGCCGGCCAGCAGCTCTTCCACGCGGCCCTCCCCGGCTCCACCCCCGACAACGACGCCTGGATCAACCGCAAACGCCGAGTGGTCGAGCGTTACGGCTCAGCGTCCTACCTGGTGGGCGCCCACTTCCGAGCCAAGGGCACCTCCTTCGAGGACTCCTCCCGCCTGAACCCCGACGAGTACGCAGCCCACGGCGGCTCCTTCCCGATCACAGTGGAGGGCGCAGGCGTGATCGGTTCGGTGACGGTGAGCGGACTGCCGCAGTTGCAGGACCACAAATTCGTAGTGGAAGCACTGGAGCACTACTTGGAAAAGCAGTAG
- a CDS encoding fumarylacetoacetate hydrolase family protein — MKLLRVGTAGSERPALLDDQGILRDLSGLVPDIDGPLLADDAALGRIRSAAGAGELPELDAAGLRIGPPLGRIGKIVCIGLNYHDHARETGAEPPPEPVIFFKAADTVVGPHDTVLVPRRSVKTDWEVELAVVIGRTARYLDSTEEALAHVAGYAVSHDVSEREFQIERGGTWDKGKNCETFNPLGPWLVTADEVADPQGLSLKLWVNGELKQDGTTAEQIFPVGEVVRYVSQFMTLYPGDVINTGTPAGVALGQPEPKPYLRSGDVVELEIEGLGRQRQEFKDA; from the coding sequence ATGAAGCTGCTGCGAGTCGGTACGGCGGGATCGGAGCGGCCCGCGCTGCTCGACGACCAGGGGATCCTGCGGGACCTCTCCGGCCTCGTCCCGGACATCGACGGGCCACTGCTCGCCGATGACGCCGCGCTCGGCCGGATCCGGTCGGCCGCCGGCGCCGGGGAACTGCCCGAGCTGGACGCGGCCGGGCTGCGGATCGGGCCGCCGCTGGGGCGGATCGGCAAGATCGTGTGCATCGGGCTCAACTATCACGACCACGCCCGCGAGACGGGGGCCGAGCCGCCCCCCGAGCCGGTGATCTTCTTCAAGGCCGCGGACACGGTGGTCGGGCCGCACGACACGGTGCTGGTTCCTCGTCGGTCCGTGAAGACCGACTGGGAGGTCGAGCTGGCGGTCGTCATCGGGCGTACGGCCCGGTATCTGGACTCGACCGAGGAGGCGCTCGCTCATGTCGCCGGGTATGCGGTGTCGCATGACGTGTCCGAGCGGGAGTTCCAGATCGAGCGGGGCGGGACGTGGGACAAGGGGAAGAACTGCGAGACGTTCAATCCGCTGGGGCCGTGGCTGGTGACGGCGGATGAGGTGGCGGATCCGCAGGGGCTTTCCCTGAAGCTGTGGGTCAATGGGGAGTTGAAGCAGGACGGGACTACGGCTGAGCAGATCTTTCCCGTGGGGGAGGTTGTGCGGTACGTCAGTCAGTTCATGACGCTGTATCCCGGGGACGTGATCAATACGGGGACGCCGGCGGGGGTTGCGCTGGGGCAGCCTGAGCCCAAGCCGTATTTGCGTTCTGGGGATGTGGTGGAGCTGGAGATCGAGGGGCTTGGTCGGCAGCGGCAGGAGTTCAAAGACGCCTAA
- a CDS encoding SAM-dependent methyltransferase, which yields MSAEEIDTSRPHPARIYDYLLGGKDNYEVDQVAGDALAAKAPEVRISVQANRAFLRRAVRYVVDTGVRQILDIGTGLPTSPNVHEIAHEAASDVRVAYIDNDPIVKAHADALLSQSGATSIALGDLRDPQAIIEHPDVRRIIDFDEPVALLLVAILHFITDAEKPAQIVATLRDALPAGSYLVLSHATGNLADRRDAQAVYNNATATMNLRTRAEVERLFDGFELVEPGVTQVPFWRPDTPPPARAAEIGFYGGVARKTTG from the coding sequence ATGAGCGCCGAGGAGATCGACACCAGCCGGCCGCACCCCGCGCGGATCTACGACTATCTGCTGGGCGGCAAGGACAACTACGAGGTGGACCAGGTCGCCGGTGACGCCCTCGCCGCCAAGGCGCCCGAGGTGCGGATCAGCGTGCAGGCCAACCGCGCGTTCCTGCGGCGCGCCGTCCGGTATGTCGTCGACACCGGTGTCCGTCAGATCCTCGACATCGGCACCGGGCTGCCCACCTCGCCGAACGTGCACGAGATCGCCCACGAGGCGGCGTCCGACGTACGCGTGGCCTACATCGACAACGACCCGATCGTGAAGGCGCACGCCGACGCGCTGCTCAGTCAGTCCGGCGCGACCAGCATCGCGCTCGGGGACCTGCGCGACCCGCAGGCGATCATCGAGCACCCCGATGTGCGCCGGATCATCGACTTCGACGAGCCGGTCGCACTGCTCCTCGTCGCCATCCTCCACTTCATCACCGACGCGGAGAAGCCCGCGCAGATCGTCGCCACCCTGCGCGACGCGCTCCCGGCCGGCAGCTACCTGGTGCTCTCGCACGCGACCGGCAACCTCGCGGACCGCCGCGACGCCCAGGCCGTCTACAACAACGCCACCGCCACCATGAACCTGCGCACCCGCGCCGAGGTCGAGCGGCTCTTCGACGGCTTCGAGCTGGTCGAGCCCGGCGTGACCCAGGTCCCGTTCTGGCGCCCGGACACGCCGCCGCCGGCCCGCGCCGCCGAGATCGGCTTCTACGGCGGAGTGGCCCGCAAGACCACCGGCTGA
- a CDS encoding YidC/Oxa1 family membrane protein insertase has translation MSVFANLVEQLAQLLEPLFHASAAAAAIVLFTAFVRLLVHPLSRAAARGQKARTELQPKIAELRKKHGKNPERLQRAVLDLHAEEKVSPLAGCLPGLFQLPAFFLLYHLFSNPTIGGEANQLLGHELLSAPLGHRWADALADGGAFGAAGLVYVGLFGLVAAVAVFNYRRTKRMMAAGAPVPVADGGQVPGMGAMRKVMPFMSFFTLITVAVVPLAAALYVVTSTTWSAVERAALYR, from the coding sequence ATGTCCGTTTTCGCCAACCTGGTCGAGCAGCTGGCGCAGCTGCTCGAACCGCTCTTCCACGCCTCCGCGGCCGCCGCCGCGATCGTCCTGTTCACCGCGTTCGTACGGCTGCTGGTACATCCGCTGTCCCGGGCGGCGGCGCGCGGGCAGAAGGCGCGTACGGAGTTGCAGCCGAAGATCGCCGAGCTGCGGAAGAAGCACGGGAAGAACCCGGAGCGGCTCCAGCGGGCCGTGCTGGACCTGCATGCCGAGGAGAAGGTGTCACCGCTGGCCGGGTGTCTGCCCGGGCTGTTCCAGTTGCCCGCGTTCTTTCTGCTCTACCACCTGTTCTCCAACCCGACGATCGGCGGCGAGGCGAACCAACTGCTGGGCCATGAGCTGCTGTCCGCGCCCCTCGGCCATCGCTGGGCGGACGCCCTCGCTGACGGCGGGGCGTTCGGGGCGGCGGGGCTGGTGTACGTCGGGCTGTTCGGGCTGGTCGCCGCCGTCGCCGTGTTCAACTACCGCCGGACGAAGCGGATGATGGCCGCGGGCGCCCCGGTACCGGTGGCCGACGGTGGACAGGTCCCCGGGATGGGGGCGATGAGAAAGGTCATGCCGTTCATGTCCTTCTTCACGCTGATCACGGTGGCGGTGGTGCCGCTCGCCGCCGCGCTGTATGTGGTGACCAGTACGACGTGGAGTGCGGTGGAGCGGGCAGCGCTGTACCGCTGA